Proteins from a genomic interval of Equus quagga isolate Etosha38 chromosome 13, UCLA_HA_Equagga_1.0, whole genome shotgun sequence:
- the BBC3 gene encoding bcl-2-binding component 3, whose translation MARARQEGSSPEPVEGLARDGPRPFPLSRLVPSAVSCGLCESGLPAAPAAPALLPAAYLCAPAAPPAVTAALGGPRWPGGPRSRPRAPRPDGPQPSLLPAEQHLESPVPSAPGALEGGPTQAAPGVRGEEEQWAREIGAQLRRMADDLNALYERRRQEEQQRHRPSPWRVLYNLIMGLLPLPRGRAAPEMEPN comes from the exons ATGGCCCGAGCACGCCAGGAGGGCAGCTCCCCGGAGCCGGTAGAGGGCCTGGCCCGCGACGGCCCGCGCCCCTTCCCGCTCAGCCGCCTGGTGCCCTCGGCCGTGTCCTGCGGCCTCTGCGAGTCCGGCCTGCCCGCCGCGCCCGCCGCGCCCGCCCTGCTGCCCGCTGCCTACCTCTgcgcccccgccgccccgcccgccgTCACCGCCGCCCTGGGGGGCCCCCGCTGGCCTGGGGGCCCCCGCAGCCGTCCCCGAGCCCCGCGCCCCGACG GTCCACAGCCCTCACTCTTGCCGGCCGAGCAGCACCTGGAGTCGCCGGTGCCCAGCGCCCCGGGGGCCCTGGAGGGCGGCCCCACCCAGGCAGCCCCGGGAGTCcggggggaggaggagcagtggGCCCGGGAGATCGGGGCCCAGCTGCGGCGGATGGCGGACGACCTGAACGCGCTGTACGAGCGGCGG AGACAAGAGGAGCAGCAGCGACACCGCCCCTCGCCCTGGAGGGTCCTGTACAATCTCATCATGGGACTCCTGCCCCTACCCAGGGGCCGAGCGGCCCCGGAGATGGAGCCCAACTAG